A region of uncultured Carboxylicivirga sp. DNA encodes the following proteins:
- a CDS encoding T9SS type A sorting domain-containing protein — MKRSFTLSAVLLLSIVTFAQSSSLNSKLLPSKNSKKSIVSHRKDGLSPELKSIKASYRLDNAVVNSEGTDIAKLDYLYDESNRSTSYVSYYADETGNWETSWKEEYEYDTNHRIAAYEEYEFDAQWYKYSRTEYTYDTENKIETELYYTPTNDVWILRYKNEYFYTAAGEIDYVNAYSYSAGVYTLSDKIEYNYNESGTLNNTLESSYYSEEWHPTYKVEYIYDENDLMTVATSLDYSGDTWVNSYKEEFGRDEYGNISEYIDFEWDADLGWLEDYKEVYTHDNTAVYDDLTLPFAYERDASLFFTHKLNTATDYYFIDNDWYEIAVITFNYSGGTPTGTTEKVESKIELYPNPVVNELTISTGGANSGRLELYDITGNKVKEIQVKQGLKVNVEDLTPGIYIYNLVTINGTTKCGKLMKK; from the coding sequence ATGAAAAGATCATTTACACTATCAGCCGTTTTGCTGCTTTCAATCGTAACTTTTGCCCAAAGCAGCTCCCTGAATTCCAAATTATTACCTTCTAAAAACAGTAAAAAATCAATTGTAAGTCATCGCAAAGATGGACTTTCTCCTGAATTAAAATCAATCAAAGCATCGTACCGTCTTGATAATGCTGTTGTGAATTCTGAGGGTACAGACATTGCAAAACTGGACTATCTGTATGATGAATCTAACAGATCAACTTCATATGTTTCTTATTATGCCGATGAAACAGGGAACTGGGAAACCAGCTGGAAGGAAGAGTATGAATACGATACTAACCACCGCATTGCTGCCTATGAAGAATATGAATTTGATGCTCAATGGTATAAGTACAGCAGAACAGAATATACATACGACACAGAAAATAAGATTGAAACGGAACTGTACTACACTCCTACAAATGATGTTTGGATTTTAAGATACAAAAACGAATATTTTTATACTGCCGCAGGAGAGATTGATTATGTAAATGCTTATTCGTATAGTGCAGGTGTTTATACCCTTAGCGACAAAATTGAATATAATTACAATGAGAGTGGTACTTTGAACAATACTCTTGAATCGAGTTATTATAGTGAAGAATGGCATCCCACCTATAAAGTGGAATACATTTATGACGAAAATGATTTGATGACTGTTGCCACTTCGTTGGATTACAGTGGAGATACCTGGGTAAATAGTTACAAGGAAGAATTTGGTCGTGACGAATATGGTAATATTTCAGAATATATTGATTTTGAATGGGATGCTGACTTAGGCTGGTTGGAAGATTATAAAGAAGTTTATACCCATGATAATACAGCCGTTTACGATGATCTGACACTTCCTTTTGCCTATGAACGTGACGCAAGCTTATTTTTTACTCATAAACTAAATACTGCAACCGATTACTACTTTATCGACAACGATTGGTACGAAATTGCTGTGATTACATTTAATTACTCTGGCGGTACTCCTACTGGAACAACAGAGAAAGTAGAATCTAAAATAGAATTATACCCCAACCCGGTTGTTAATGAACTAACCATAAGCACAGGTGGTGCTAATTCTGGTCGTTTGGAACTGTATGATATTACCGGTAATAAGGTAAAAGAAATTCAGGTGAAACAAGGTTTGAAAGTAAATGTCGAAGACCTTACACCCGGCATCTATATTTACAACCTTGTAACTATCAATGGTACTACCAAATGTGGCAAATTAATGAAGAAATAA
- a CDS encoding NAD(P)-dependent oxidoreductase — protein MSKTIFLAGSTGAIGQVLSKLLIANGWKVYGMTRSKEKIAMLKEMCVEPIVLDVYDAELLKDKLAVIEPDVVIHQLTDLPYALNPDEMTAALERNARLRTEGTKNLVDAAVNAGCKRIIAQSISFIYDDGPIPHTEEDALLPLSHPVYGETAEGVRNLEKQVIESGIEGIVLRYGLLYGPRTGFDNPIAPASVHVEAAAKAAEIAVTKGVTGIYNVAEAHESISCEKAINTFGWDENWRVN, from the coding sequence ATGTCAAAAACTATATTTTTAGCAGGATCAACAGGTGCCATCGGACAGGTTCTTTCAAAATTATTAATCGCTAATGGCTGGAAGGTATACGGTATGACTCGCTCAAAAGAGAAAATTGCTATGCTTAAAGAGATGTGTGTTGAGCCAATAGTGTTGGATGTATATGATGCCGAACTTTTAAAAGATAAACTAGCAGTTATTGAACCTGATGTTGTAATTCACCAGCTTACCGATCTTCCATATGCACTAAACCCTGATGAAATGACGGCGGCTCTGGAAAGAAATGCTCGTTTGAGAACGGAAGGAACAAAAAATCTTGTGGATGCAGCTGTTAATGCTGGATGTAAGCGAATTATTGCACAAAGTATTTCATTCATTTACGATGATGGACCAATACCGCACACCGAGGAGGATGCATTATTGCCATTGAGTCACCCTGTATATGGAGAGACTGCAGAGGGTGTTCGCAATTTAGAAAAACAGGTAATTGAATCCGGAATAGAAGGTATTGTTCTGCGTTATGGTCTTCTTTATGGTCCTCGCACAGGCTTTGATAACCCAATTGCTCCTGCCTCAGTTCACGTTGAAGCAGCTGCGAAGGCAGCAGAAATAGCAGTTACCAAAGGCGTAACCGGCATTTATAATGTTGCCGAAGCCCATGAATCAATTTCTTGTGAGAAAGCCATCAATACTTTTGGCTGGGATGAAAATTGGAGAGTGAATTAA
- a CDS encoding Crp/Fnr family transcriptional regulator produces the protein MQISLSSHIKNYVELSETEEQLLAKYIKPLSIRKKEHILSNGQVCRSLYFVEKGCLRMYFINSKANEQITQFAIEGWWLTDYNSFVEKQPSEYNIQSIEASKVISIDIQQFDNLLKELPQLERYFRIIMQKNLAASQLRTKYLYEMSKEEFYLHFSTSFPQFVQRVPQYMIASYLGLTPEYVSELRKRK, from the coding sequence ATGCAGATTAGCCTCTCCAGCCATATAAAGAACTATGTTGAGCTTAGTGAAACGGAGGAACAATTATTAGCTAAATACATTAAGCCACTATCCATCAGAAAGAAGGAACATATACTTTCAAATGGCCAAGTATGCAGGTCGTTATATTTTGTTGAAAAAGGTTGTTTACGAATGTATTTTATAAACTCAAAGGCTAATGAACAGATAACCCAATTTGCCATAGAAGGTTGGTGGTTAACCGACTACAATAGTTTCGTGGAAAAACAGCCTTCTGAGTATAATATTCAGTCAATTGAAGCCTCAAAAGTTATATCAATAGACATTCAGCAATTTGACAACCTACTTAAAGAACTACCACAATTAGAACGTTATTTTAGAATTATCATGCAGAAAAACCTTGCGGCCTCTCAGCTAAGAACTAAATATTTATATGAGATGTCGAAAGAAGAATTTTACCTTCATTTTAGCACTTCATTTCCGCAGTTTGTTCAACGCGTACCACAATATATGATAGCATCTTACCTGGGTCTTACACCTGAATATGTAAGCGAATTACGAAAAAGGAAATAG
- a CDS encoding NAD(P)H-dependent oxidoreductase: protein MQVLIILGHPNTISFNHSIAETCKKQIEDNGHTVLFHDLYAEEFNPVHQSDSSNTKLNDLTKSHFSDIKKCDALIVIHPNWWGQPPAIIKGWMDRILIPGVAYDFTINDKGDTVPVGILKAGTGLIINTSNTPDNFENDVLETIWKKNVLNICGIKNVKRLNFGLIKKSDQYQRVEWLSEVKQLVNTLFPLIK, encoded by the coding sequence ATGCAGGTATTAATTATACTCGGTCATCCAAATACGATAAGCTTTAACCACTCAATTGCTGAAACTTGCAAAAAACAAATTGAAGACAATGGGCATACTGTTTTATTTCATGATTTATATGCTGAAGAATTCAATCCTGTTCATCAATCTGATAGTTCCAATACTAAACTGAATGATCTCACAAAATCACATTTTTCCGATATTAAAAAATGTGATGCTCTAATCGTTATTCATCCTAACTGGTGGGGACAACCTCCAGCAATCATAAAAGGTTGGATGGACAGAATATTAATACCAGGGGTTGCATATGATTTTACTATTAATGATAAAGGAGATACTGTTCCCGTAGGAATATTAAAAGCAGGAACCGGGCTTATTATAAATACTTCAAACACACCAGATAATTTTGAAAACGATGTACTCGAAACCATTTGGAAAAAGAATGTCCTTAATATTTGTGGAATAAAGAATGTGAAGAGACTTAATTTTGGGTTGATCAAAAAAAGCGATCAATATCAGCGAGTTGAATGGCTATCAGAAGTTAAACAGCTTGTAAATACACTTTTCCCATTAATTAAATAA
- a CDS encoding arabinan endo-1,5-alpha-L-arabinosidase, with protein MKKSHLSLIIIFSLLCTFSSQAQRNRFKDLIGKSFPLDSIRSHDPVIIKQDSVYYVFSTGFGISVLSSTDMVNWTIEAPVFNQPPQWATETIPEYKGHTWAPDISYFNGQYYLYYSVSAFGKNTSCIGVATNKTLHPSDPDFEWVDHGKVIQSFPGKTNWNAIDGNLIIDEQGTPWLAFGSFWGGLQLIQLSDDGLTTAKPSDSSHTIASRRTNEDDRRENSIEAPFIYKKGDYYYLFASIDFCCRGLNSTYKIIIGRAKTVDGPYLDKDGKRLDQGGGTLLLEGDDRWAGVGHNGVAFIDGKDIIVYHGYDRNENGRSKLLIDELSWKDGWPQLKNH; from the coding sequence ATGAAAAAATCCCATCTCTCTCTCATTATTATTTTTTCTTTACTATGTACTTTTTCAAGCCAGGCACAAAGAAATCGTTTTAAAGATTTAATTGGAAAAAGTTTTCCTCTGGATTCAATCCGATCACACGACCCGGTTATTATAAAACAGGATTCGGTTTATTACGTTTTCTCAACCGGATTTGGTATCAGTGTTTTATCTTCTACTGATATGGTAAACTGGACCATCGAAGCACCTGTATTTAATCAACCACCACAGTGGGCTACAGAGACGATACCCGAATACAAGGGGCACACCTGGGCTCCTGATATCAGCTATTTCAATGGTCAGTACTACCTTTATTATTCGGTTTCGGCCTTTGGTAAAAACACTTCATGTATTGGTGTTGCCACCAATAAGACCTTGCATCCCTCCGACCCTGATTTCGAATGGGTTGATCATGGTAAGGTCATTCAGTCTTTTCCGGGTAAAACCAATTGGAATGCTATCGACGGAAACTTAATTATTGATGAACAAGGAACGCCCTGGCTTGCCTTTGGATCGTTCTGGGGAGGTTTGCAACTTATACAACTTAGTGATGATGGATTAACAACAGCTAAGCCTTCTGATAGCTCACATACAATAGCCTCTCGAAGAACCAATGAAGATGATCGCCGGGAAAACAGTATTGAAGCACCATTCATTTATAAAAAAGGAGACTATTACTACCTGTTTGCCTCCATTGATTTTTGCTGCCGTGGCTTAAACAGTACCTATAAAATCATTATTGGAAGGGCTAAAACGGTTGACGGTCCATACCTTGACAAAGATGGGAAACGACTTGATCAGGGAGGTGGTACGCTATTATTGGAGGGTGACGACCGTTGGGCCGGTGTGGGACATAACGGCGTTGCATTCATAGATGGAAAAGATATTATCGTATACCATGGCTACGACAGGAATGAAAATGGTCGATCGAAATTACTGATTGATGAATTAAGTTGGAAAGATGGCTGGCCACAATTAAAAAATCACTAG
- a CDS encoding TMEM175 family protein → MKKYIRNSSDKEEFQVSRVASFSDGVFAFAITLLVIDIKMPTLNAHSINDALLWNELKHLLPKFIGFTVSFFVIGMYWLTHHRLFKFVTAINTKLLWNNLLFLLPIVLMPFSTSFFTEYFIGSLKVPFTFYTLTICLSGFFCYKLWKIIGNPQYKISSNPGKVIVNYNITRALIVPVLFIITLLVSFITGWAYFLPILIFFVPRLITQYYSKKYPAIMKEHYR, encoded by the coding sequence ATGAAAAAATATATCAGAAATAGCAGTGATAAAGAGGAATTTCAGGTATCAAGAGTTGCATCTTTTAGTGATGGAGTTTTTGCATTTGCTATTACATTACTTGTTATTGATATAAAAATGCCCACATTAAATGCTCATTCTATTAATGATGCACTATTGTGGAATGAATTAAAACATCTATTACCTAAATTCATTGGTTTCACGGTTAGTTTTTTTGTTATTGGTATGTATTGGCTCACGCATCATAGATTATTTAAATTTGTTACAGCAATAAATACAAAACTACTGTGGAATAATCTATTGTTCTTATTACCCATTGTTCTCATGCCATTTAGTACTTCATTTTTTACTGAATATTTTATCGGATCGTTAAAAGTACCTTTCACTTTTTACACCCTAACAATTTGCTTATCAGGATTCTTCTGCTATAAACTATGGAAAATCATTGGAAACCCACAATACAAAATAAGTAGTAATCCAGGCAAAGTAATTGTAAACTATAACATTACCAGAGCATTGATAGTTCCTGTATTATTTATAATTACATTACTAGTCTCATTTATTACTGGTTGGGCATATTTTTTACCAATTCTAATATTCTTTGTTCCACGATTAATTACACAATACTATTCTAAAAAGTATCCAGCTATTATGAAGGAGCATTATAGATAA
- a CDS encoding proline racemase family protein, with translation MINLKDWSRQPPSDWLQIKSVDLHTGGEPLRVLYDGLPDIKGSTILEKRRYFKTHLDVIRTGTMFEPRGHADMYGAIITEPVTDKADFGTFFLHNEGYSTMCGHAIIALTKLVFDTGMIHKKGDTPELIIDAPPGLIRAKAYRKNNVVDKVSFLNVPSFVLYRDETLQVDGIGEIKFDVAFGGAFYAFVDADSLQLRLDAENYNQLIDWGRKIKKAVMAHFPITHPFEDDLSFLYGTIFTGKAFNSNHHSRNVCVFAEGEVDRSATGSGVSARAALHYAKGDLQPGQSITIESILGTTMDVKIAEVTTYGPYEAVVPEVSGTAHLTGKNEFWFDPNDPLREGFIFR, from the coding sequence ATGATTAACCTGAAAGACTGGAGTCGGCAACCACCTTCAGACTGGCTACAAATTAAATCTGTTGATTTGCACACGGGTGGTGAACCCCTGAGGGTATTATACGATGGATTGCCCGATATTAAAGGCAGTACCATTCTGGAGAAAAGAAGGTATTTTAAAACCCACCTGGATGTCATCAGGACAGGTACCATGTTTGAACCACGTGGACATGCCGATATGTATGGTGCCATCATTACTGAACCGGTGACAGACAAGGCCGATTTCGGCACATTTTTTCTGCATAACGAAGGCTACAGCACAATGTGCGGCCATGCCATCATTGCACTTACCAAATTAGTATTTGATACAGGAATGATCCATAAAAAAGGAGACACTCCTGAATTGATTATAGATGCACCTCCCGGGCTCATCAGAGCAAAAGCCTACAGGAAAAACAATGTAGTTGACAAGGTCAGCTTTCTAAATGTTCCCTCGTTTGTTCTATATCGTGATGAAACATTACAAGTGGATGGTATTGGCGAAATAAAGTTTGATGTAGCATTTGGCGGGGCTTTTTACGCGTTTGTGGATGCAGATTCCCTTCAACTAAGATTAGATGCCGAAAATTACAATCAGCTGATTGACTGGGGCCGCAAAATTAAAAAGGCCGTGATGGCGCACTTCCCCATCACCCACCCTTTTGAAGACGACCTAAGCTTTTTATATGGCACTATTTTTACTGGTAAGGCTTTTAACAGTAATCATCACAGCCGTAATGTATGCGTGTTTGCCGAAGGCGAAGTAGACCGTTCGGCAACCGGATCGGGCGTTAGTGCTCGAGCAGCTTTACATTATGCCAAAGGTGATCTGCAACCCGGACAATCCATAACTATCGAAAGTATACTTGGCACCACCATGGATGTAAAAATTGCTGAAGTCACAACTTACGGACCTTATGAGGCTGTTGTGCCCGAAGTAAGCGGGACAGCACACCTGACAGGTAAAAACGAATTCTGGTTTGATCCGAATGATCCGTTAAGAGAAGGATTTATTTTCAGATAG
- a CDS encoding VIT family protein has translation MITIDNYLDNHYIGRSNWLRAVVLGANDGIISVSSLSIGIATASNSRETILMATIAGLVAGALSMAAGEYVSVSSQTDIEQADIKREAQELKDYPENELEILAQIYERRGLKPETAKQVAQELTEYDALGAHVRDELGINEITQANPIQAALASGAAFTAGGILPLLVAILAPVKHMEYFLYAFTIVSLVLLGTVSAKTGGSSLKKGIIRIVIWGTIAMGLSAFVGYLFGVSI, from the coding sequence ATGATTACAATTGACAATTATTTAGACAATCATTACATCGGCAGAAGTAATTGGTTGAGGGCGGTTGTATTGGGAGCCAACGATGGTATTATTTCTGTTTCGAGTTTATCGATAGGTATTGCTACCGCAAGTAATTCGCGTGAAACCATTTTAATGGCTACCATTGCCGGATTGGTGGCAGGTGCCTTATCCATGGCAGCCGGCGAATATGTTTCGGTGAGTTCACAAACAGATATTGAGCAAGCCGACATAAAAAGAGAAGCACAGGAACTGAAGGATTATCCTGAAAACGAATTAGAGATACTTGCCCAGATTTATGAACGAAGAGGTTTAAAACCAGAGACAGCCAAACAGGTTGCTCAGGAATTAACCGAATACGATGCTCTGGGTGCACATGTCAGGGATGAGCTGGGAATTAATGAAATTACTCAGGCCAACCCTATTCAGGCTGCCTTGGCATCAGGTGCAGCTTTTACAGCTGGAGGTATCTTACCCCTGCTTGTTGCTATCTTAGCTCCGGTAAAACATATGGAGTATTTCCTGTATGCTTTTACCATTGTATCCTTGGTTTTATTGGGCACAGTTTCGGCCAAAACAGGTGGTTCAAGTCTTAAAAAAGGAATTATAAGAATCGTTATCTGGGGTACCATTGCAATGGGTTTATCCGCTTTTGTTGGATATTTATTCGGAGTAAGTATCTGA
- a CDS encoding ornithine cyclodeaminase family protein gives MKILSGEIIESAAEPHLWIDVMEVALQALKDADYKTPDRMHVSMDANTLLIMPSVGPDLFSTKLVSVFPSNIKQPAIQGTLILNDGATGEALAVFNGAKITAMRTAAVACVGIRHLSDPMSQYLGIIGAGVQGQHLAWLATHERDLERIYFYDPSHQKVVEFMQFMHKHAPHVEVAPCEDEQQVITNSEIVCTATTSKLPVIPNLEDLLLGKTFISIGSYKPDMREVPESVYRLIDTVWIDSELARLESGDLIHPIENEWIKPTQIKHLSTLIQQPNELGFRETRLFKSVGNGIFDLFAAKLVYQKAMEKKLGFDVAL, from the coding sequence ATGAAAATACTATCAGGGGAAATAATTGAATCTGCAGCCGAACCTCACCTATGGATCGATGTTATGGAAGTTGCATTGCAAGCCTTAAAAGACGCAGATTACAAAACTCCGGACCGAATGCATGTATCAATGGATGCCAACACCTTATTAATCATGCCTTCAGTTGGCCCTGATTTATTTTCAACCAAACTGGTATCTGTTTTTCCATCCAATATTAAGCAACCTGCCATTCAGGGAACATTGATTCTGAATGATGGTGCTACCGGCGAAGCTCTTGCGGTATTTAATGGTGCTAAGATAACAGCCATGCGTACCGCTGCGGTGGCCTGTGTTGGTATTCGTCACCTGTCGGATCCTATGTCGCAATACCTGGGAATTATTGGAGCCGGTGTGCAGGGACAACACCTGGCCTGGCTGGCAACTCACGAACGCGATCTGGAACGAATCTATTTCTACGATCCATCACATCAAAAGGTGGTTGAATTTATGCAATTTATGCACAAACATGCTCCACATGTAGAAGTAGCTCCCTGTGAAGATGAACAACAGGTAATAACCAATTCTGAGATCGTTTGTACAGCTACTACTTCAAAATTGCCGGTTATCCCCAATCTTGAAGACCTGTTGCTGGGTAAAACCTTTATTAGTATTGGATCTTATAAACCTGATATGCGCGAGGTACCCGAATCAGTTTACCGTCTGATCGACACTGTTTGGATCGATTCCGAACTGGCAAGACTTGAAAGTGGTGACCTGATTCACCCGATTGAAAACGAATGGATCAAACCCACTCAGATCAAACACCTTTCAACTCTTATACAACAACCCAACGAATTAGGATTCAGAGAAACCAGGCTCTTTAAGAGTGTTGGCAACGGCATCTTCGACCTGTTTGCTGCCAAGCTGGTTTATCAAAAAGCAATGGAAAAAAAACTGGGCTTTGATGTTGCCCTATAA
- a CDS encoding aminopeptidase P family protein: MFKKETYINRRQQLANDVDKGIILFIGNSESPMNYADNTYHFRQDSSFLYFFGLDHPDLVAIIDTESNETTVYGNDYTIDDIVWMGNQPTIASRAELCGVSKSASLNQLRLDLQEAQRKSRQIHFLPLYRAESKIKLFEWLGVRPDQVKEQASLELIQAVIKQRNYKSDEEILEIEKAVNTTVDMHLAAMRMARPGIREAEIAAEVERIALAAGGHNAFPVIGTINGQTLHNHYHGNTLHKGGMFLLDAGAETAMGYAGDMSSTFPINKTFSTQQKEIYQVALNAHNKAIELLQPGVAFKDIYFESAREIMRGMKDLGFVTGDIDEGIAEGAHAMFFPCGLGHMMGLDVHDMEDLGEQYVGYHNEAKSTQFGLKSLRLGRKLEPGFVLTIEPGIYFIPQLIDLWKNEKRFQKYLNFTKLEQYKNFGGCRNEEDFLITESGARLLGKPLPKSIEDVENERLKAF; encoded by the coding sequence ATGTTTAAAAAAGAAACCTATATAAACCGCCGCCAGCAATTGGCTAACGATGTTGACAAAGGAATTATTCTCTTTATTGGTAATTCCGAAAGTCCAATGAACTATGCTGATAATACTTATCATTTTCGTCAGGATAGTAGTTTTTTATATTTCTTCGGACTGGATCATCCAGATCTAGTTGCCATTATTGACACAGAAAGCAATGAAACAACTGTATATGGTAACGATTATACCATTGACGATATTGTTTGGATGGGTAATCAGCCAACTATTGCAAGCAGAGCCGAACTATGTGGTGTCAGCAAAAGCGCATCTCTAAATCAGCTGAGACTTGATTTGCAGGAAGCTCAAAGAAAAAGCAGACAAATTCATTTTCTACCCCTTTATCGTGCCGAAAGCAAGATTAAACTATTTGAATGGCTTGGTGTAAGACCCGATCAGGTAAAAGAACAAGCTTCACTTGAATTGATTCAGGCTGTTATTAAACAGCGCAACTACAAATCCGACGAGGAAATTTTAGAAATTGAAAAAGCTGTCAATACCACTGTTGATATGCACCTGGCAGCTATGCGAATGGCTCGTCCCGGCATAAGAGAAGCAGAAATTGCAGCTGAGGTGGAACGTATTGCCCTGGCAGCCGGTGGTCATAATGCATTTCCGGTTATTGGCACCATTAACGGACAAACCCTGCACAACCATTATCATGGAAACACCCTGCACAAAGGCGGTATGTTTCTGCTCGATGCCGGTGCAGAAACCGCTATGGGATATGCCGGTGACATGTCAAGTACTTTCCCTATAAATAAAACCTTTAGCACTCAGCAAAAAGAAATCTACCAGGTAGCTCTCAATGCGCATAACAAAGCCATTGAATTACTGCAGCCAGGTGTTGCCTTTAAAGACATTTATTTTGAATCGGCACGCGAGATTATGCGTGGAATGAAAGACCTTGGTTTTGTTACCGGAGACATTGACGAAGGAATAGCAGAAGGTGCCCATGCCATGTTTTTCCCTTGTGGCCTGGGACATATGATGGGACTGGATGTGCACGACATGGAAGATCTTGGTGAACAATACGTAGGCTATCACAACGAAGCCAAGAGTACTCAATTCGGACTTAAATCATTACGATTAGGTCGAAAACTAGAACCTGGATTTGTATTAACCATAGAACCAGGTATTTATTTCATCCCTCAGCTTATCGATTTATGGAAAAATGAAAAACGTTTTCAAAAATATCTTAACTTCACTAAATTAGAGCAGTATAAAAACTTTGGTGGATGTCGTAACGAAGAGGACTTTTTGATTACTGAATCAGGAGCACGTTTATTGGGGAAACCTCTTCCAAAATCCATCGAAGATGTGGAAAACGAACGATTGAAAGCATTTTAA